GGGCAATGAACGAGAGCTGGACGACCGTAAACCGATGGTGAGAATAAAAGAGAAGAGTAAAAAATAAAACATCCGCCATCGTTCTTCCCACACAAAGAAACGATGACGGATGTTTTATTTTTCACGGAGCCACGCCCGTGCCTGTCGTTCATCTGTTTGCAGTTGTGAAACCAAATGATCAACAGACGGAAATCGTTTCTCCTCCCGCAGAAAGTGAAGAACATGAACTTCTAATGTTTCACCGTATAAATCACCTTCAAAATCAAATAAGTGAACTTCGAGGGTTTGCTTTGGGATAACATCTTTAAAGGTAGGACGCATGCCAATATTCATCATTCCCTGGACTTTTTCCCCTTTATGCATCACTTCCACAACGTATACACCTAAGCGTGGCACCCAATATGTGTCTGTCAGTGAAAGATTGGCGGTCGGAAAACCGATCGTGCGTCCCCGTTGATCTCCTGACACAACTGTGCCAGTAAATGAATAAGAACGACCTAAGATCGCTTCAGCAACTGCCATATCTCCTTCTGCCAATGCTTGACGCAAACGCGTACTACTAAGAGTAATGCCCCCCGATTGAATCGGCTGTTGCACACGTGTGACGAAATGATGTTCTCCTAGGTGAATGAGATCAGCTGCCTTACCTGCCGCATGACGACCAAATGTAAAATTAAAACCAACGGATACTCCCCGCACTTGAAGGGGGATCAGTATCTCTTTTACAAAACCTTCACGTGACAAGTTGGCCAAAGATAGATCAAATGTCATGACATAGACGCGATCTACACCCAACTGTTCAAGTTGTTTCAACTTCTCGTCAAGCGGTGTTAATCGCCCTTGATGCTTTTCTCTCCCCAGCACTTCACGTGGATGTGGGTCAAACGTCATAACAGCAGACTGCACTCCAAGCTCAGCTGCCAATCGTTGACCCTCCCTTACCACGGCTTGATGCCCTTTGTGAACCCCGTCAAAAAAACCAATCGCTAGCGCGACGGGAGGGATCGTCTCAACCAATGTGAGTGGATATGAGAGTCGAATCGTTTCCATCGCTTTCACCTTACCCATCCCGAAAAACTTTTTCTGGCTTCGCCATATGTTCATCTATCCAGCGATAGATCCCACAAAAGTTGCCATTCTCACTATAAACGCGATACAATGGATGGTATGTGTCCATTGGATCATCTGAGAACAAAGAGAGGCCGTTTAGCACATCCATCTGATCGGCTTCCGCTACGATCAAGCTAGGAAAGTGGCCTAGCAATTGATCGGGTGAGAGCAATACATCCGCCCACTCACCAGCGACTGCCACTTCTTCCAGCTGGGCTAATGTAATCCCATCTTCGATCCGTAACGGTCCACTTTCCACTCTCTCTAAGTGGGACATATGAGCTGGATAGCCTAAATGTGCACCCATATCTACGCAGAGCGTACGTACATAGGTTCCCCGTGAGCACAGTACATCAAAGTGAATGATGCATTGCTCCGATCCTTGCTCTAATCCATGCATGGTTAATTCGTATATAGTAGCTTTACGTGGTTTGCGTTCCACTTCCTCACCCGCACGAGCCAATTCATATAATCGTTTACCATTTACTTTCACCGCAGAATACATCGGGGGAATCTGTTCAATCTCCCCTGTAAAATGATGAAACAGCTCTTCGATTTGAGCAGCTGCCAGTGGAGGCACCTTTTGCTCTGCAATCACTTCACCGGAAGCGTCTTGCGTATCAGTCGCCTTTCCAATCACCAACGTTCCGCGATATCGTTTCGGCAAATCCTGAATGTACTCCACAATACGTGTAGCTTGTCCTAGACAAATTGGTAAGATCCCTACCACATCAGGATCAAGTGTACCCGTGTGACCGACTCGCTTCTGTCCAGCCAATCTTCTTACCACAGCCACCACATCGTGCGAGGTCATCCCACTAGGTTTAATCACTGGAATTACGCCATGTTTCATACTATCTCCTCACCCGCCAATAACTCTTTCACGAGCGAAACCACACGCATAGTAACTTCTTTTTCGCTGCCTATCACCGTACATCCTGCCGCACGGGCGTGCCCACCCCCATCAAAAGAAGTAGCAACACGACTAACGTCTACATGCTCTCGTGAACGTAAACTTACTTTCCATACCTGGCTCTTCACTTCTCGAAACAGAATCCCCACCTCTACACCTTCTACATTGCGAGCATAATTAACAATTCCTTCCACTTCATCTTTTTGCTCATGTACCCACTCACCAGAAAGAACCATCCAGGCGATCTGATCGTTATGAGCAAACGAAAGCGAAGAAAGTGCTTGCTGTAACAAATGAAGATGAGAACGAGAAACAGTTTCCATAACTTCTTCTGCAACTTGATGCGCAGGAGCCCCGTGCGCTAACAATTTGGCTGCGATTTGCATCACATCTTCGGATGTGTTGGAATAACGAAACCCACCTGTATCTGTGAACAAGCCCGTATATACGGACGTTGCCAGTGAAGGGGTCCATGATACGGGCAAGTTCTCAATCCATTCATATAACACTTGGGTTGTAGCCGCAGCATCAGCGACCACCCAATTCATTGTACCAAAGTGATCGTTTGTCCCATGATGATCAATATTCAAAATGGCCGTATCGGGTGCTAAAGCTGTATGCAACGATCCGATGCGACGTATATCTGCTGCATCTACCGTAATTACATGTGAAAATCGCTCGATGTCAACCTCTTCAGGGCTTCCAATCCGTTCACTACCAGCGAGAAAGCGAAATTTACGGGGGAGGACAGATTCGTTTACCATCTGCACCTCTTTACCCAACTGCTGTAACACTTCTCCCACAGCTAAGGTGGAGCCAATTGCATCACCGTCAGGATCCACATGAGAAATAACCAGGAAGCGATTTGCTTCGTTGAGAAAACGAGTAGCCGCTGACAAGGGTTCCACCGCTCTACTCTTCTTTGTGGGATCCACCATTCATTTCTCCCAATAGTTTCTCAATATGCTGACCATACTCAACCGATTCATCAAACTTGAAAAGTAGCTCTGGTGTATGCTTCATATGAATGCGTCTTCCGATCTCACTGCGCAAAAACCCTTTAGCTCGGGACAAACCAGCTAAAGTCGCTTCTTTTTGTTCATCGGAACCGAGCACACTAATAAACACTTTCGCCTGTTGGAGATCACCACTCATCTCCACTGCTGTTACGGTAACAAACCCAATACGTGGATCTTTTAATTCCTGCTGTAGTAACTGACTCAACTCTTTCTTTACCTGTTCGCCAACTCGACTCACACGGATGCGCGCCATCGGCGACACCTCCCTTTTGCGACTGTTACAAAAGTGTAACGACCGTATCCAGTATTTCTAAACCTTCTTTTTCTTCGAGTAATCGAAGCGCTTGCTGTATCTGATGTTCCACAATTTTTTTATTGCTCGCCACCCCAGCCAGTGCCAACAAGGCGAGCTGGCGGTGGTCCTGATGCCCCACTTCGGCCACCGATAAGTTAAAGCGATGTTGAATACGCTGTAATCCACTTTTAATCACACTACGCTTCTCTTTTAGTGAAGTGGAGCTAGGAACCCGACAGGTAACTTCTGCCGTGCCAACAATCAATCTCTTTCCACCTCTTCGATGACGAAGACTTCAATAAGGTCGCCTTCTTTCACATCATTAAAGTCTTTCAAGGTAATCCCACACTCATAACCTTGTTGTACTTCTTTAGCATCATCTTTGAAGCGTTTCAAACCTTCAATCTCTACTTCCTGTAGGAGAACAACGCCATCACGGATGAGACGAGCTTTCCCATTACGTACAACCTTGCCCTCTGTTACATATGAACCAGCAATCGTACCTAAGCGGGAAACTTTAAAGATTTGACGGACTTCGGCTGTCCCTACCACGCGCTCTTGATGAATAGGATCTAATAATCCTTTCATCGCCGCCTCAATCTCTTCAATCACGTTGTAGATGACGTTATGAAGACGAACATCCACACTCTCTTGTTCCGCCATAGAACGTGCATTTGGTTCTGGTCGTACATTAAAGCCAACAATAATCGCATTAGAAGCGGATGCCAAAATAATATCTGATTCTGTAATTGCTCCTACACCGGTATGAATGATATTTACACGAACACCGTCAATATCAATCTTCTCCAATGAACCACGCATTGCTTCGGCTGAACCATGAACATCAGCTTTAATAATAATATTAAGCTCTTTCACTTCACCCTCACGGATTTGTTGGTATAAATCATCCAACGTAACGCGACTGCTGGCACCCAGATCCTTTTGGCGTTGTTTTAAATTCCGTTTTTCCGCAACAACACGCCCTTTTTTCTCATCTTCAAATACCATAAAGGGATCCCCAGCGCTCGGTACATCAGGTAGTCCCAAAATCTCTACTGGAGTAGATGGGCCCGCTGCTTCCACACGTTGCGCACGATCATCTAACATGGCGCGTACTTTACCGAAATAGTTACCGGCTACAACACCATCGCCTACTTTTAAAGTA
This sequence is a window from Mechercharimyces sp. CAU 1602. Protein-coding genes within it:
- the truB gene encoding tRNA pseudouridine(55) synthase TruB, which produces MKHGVIPVIKPSGMTSHDVVAVVRRLAGQKRVGHTGTLDPDVVGILPICLGQATRIVEYIQDLPKRYRGTLVIGKATDTQDASGEVIAEQKVPPLAAAQIEELFHHFTGEIEQIPPMYSAVKVNGKRLYELARAGEEVERKPRKATIYELTMHGLEQGSEQCIIHFDVLCSRGTYVRTLCVDMGAHLGYPAHMSHLERVESGPLRIEDGITLAQLEEVAVAGEWADVLLSPDQLLGHFPSLIVAEADQMDVLNGLSLFSDDPMDTYHPLYRVYSENGNFCGIYRWIDEHMAKPEKVFRDG
- the rbfA gene encoding 30S ribosome-binding factor RbfA; this translates as MARIRVSRVGEQVKKELSQLLQQELKDPRIGFVTVTAVEMSGDLQQAKVFISVLGSDEQKEATLAGLSRAKGFLRSEIGRRIHMKHTPELLFKFDESVEYGQHIEKLLGEMNGGSHKEE
- a CDS encoding bifunctional oligoribonuclease/PAP phosphatase NrnA; protein product: MEPLSAATRFLNEANRFLVISHVDPDGDAIGSTLAVGEVLQQLGKEVQMVNESVLPRKFRFLAGSERIGSPEEVDIERFSHVITVDAADIRRIGSLHTALAPDTAILNIDHHGTNDHFGTMNWVVADAAATTQVLYEWIENLPVSWTPSLATSVYTGLFTDTGGFRYSNTSEDVMQIAAKLLAHGAPAHQVAEEVMETVSRSHLHLLQQALSSLSFAHNDQIAWMVLSGEWVHEQKDEVEGIVNYARNVEGVEVGILFREVKSQVWKVSLRSREHVDVSRVATSFDGGGHARAAGCTVIGSEKEVTMRVVSLVKELLAGEEIV
- a CDS encoding bifunctional riboflavin kinase/FAD synthetase, which codes for MNIWRSQKKFFGMGKVKAMETIRLSYPLTLVETIPPVALAIGFFDGVHKGHQAVVREGQRLAAELGVQSAVMTFDPHPREVLGREKHQGRLTPLDEKLKQLEQLGVDRVYVMTFDLSLANLSREGFVKEILIPLQVRGVSVGFNFTFGRHAAGKAADLIHLGEHHFVTRVQQPIQSGGITLSSTRLRQALAEGDMAVAEAILGRSYSFTGTVVSGDQRGRTIGFPTANLSLTDTYWVPRLGVYVVEVMHKGEKVQGMMNIGMRPTFKDVIPKQTLEVHLFDFEGDLYGETLEVHVLHFLREEKRFPSVDHLVSQLQTDERQARAWLREK
- a CDS encoding DUF503 domain-containing protein, with amino-acid sequence MIVGTAEVTCRVPSSTSLKEKRSVIKSGLQRIQHRFNLSVAEVGHQDHRQLALLALAGVASNKKIVEHQIQQALRLLEEKEGLEILDTVVTLL